The Limnospira fusiformis SAG 85.79 genomic interval CATCTTGTTGAGTAGTGAAAGTGTAATCGTATGCCTTTAAGGGGAAGGGATGTGACTGAAAGCCAAAGCCTAATTGTAATGGTTAGGATATGCCCACTAGTCACGGTGTAGATATATAGAACAAGACAGAAAACTTAGGACGTATAATGGAGAGGACGAGATGACTAAGAAGACCAAAAATGCCAGCCCCCTATAGTTACGACCTCAGACAAAAAGTTATTGATGCCATTGAACTAGACGGTATGCCCAAAACAGAAGCCAGTCAAGTTTTCCATGTCAGCCGGAACACCATTAATCTCTGGCTGCAAAGAAAAGCACAGACCGGAGACTTCCTCCCTAAACCTCATCACCGACCTGGCAATAACCACAAAATTACCGACTGGCAAAAATTCAAGGCTTTTGCCCAAGAGCATGGCGACAAAACAGCAGCTCAAATGGCTGAACTTTGGGATGACGACATCTCTCCTCGCACCATATCCAGAGCCTTGAAGAAAATTGGCTTCACCAGAAAAAAAACTTACGGCTACCAAGAACGTGATGAGCAACAGCAAGAGGAGTTTATGGCTCAGATTGAACATATGGAGCCGGAAGAAGTGGTCTACCTCGATGAAGCCGGCATGAATAGTCAGGACTCGGATTACCCTTATGGTTACTGCGAGGAAGGAAAACGCTTCCATGCACTCAAATCAGGGAAGAGGCAGGGCAGGGTAAGTATGATAGCCGCATGGTGTCATCAACAACTCTTAGCTCCCTTTAGCTTTGAGGGTTGTTGTAATCGGACAGTGTTTGAGTTGTGGTTGGAGTTCATCTTAATTCCAACATTGAAGCCAGGTCAGACTCTAGTATTGGACAATGCAACGTTTCATAAAGGGGGACGGATTGCTGAACTGGTGGAGGCAGCTCAATGCCGTTTACTCTATCTTCCGCCTTATTCGCCAGACCTCAACAAGATAGAGAAATGTTGGTCGTGGCTGAAAGCCCGTATTCGCCACTGCACGTGAGCAGTTTGATTCTCTCCATGATGCCATGGATTCCGTTCTCAAAGCTGCGTCCTAACCACCTTGACTAATGCTTATATAGCACAAGACAGAACACTTAGGACGTATAATGGAGAGGACGAGATGACTAAGAAGACCAAAAATGCCAGCCCCCTATAGTTACGACCTCAGACAAAAAGTTATTGATGCCATTGAACTAGACGGTATGCCCAAAACAGAAGCCAGTCAAGTTTTCCATGTCAGCAGGAACACCATTAATCTCTGGCTGCAAAGAAAAGCACAGACCGGAGACTTCCTCCCTAAACCTCATCACCGACCTGGCAATAACCACAAAATTACCGACTGGCAAAAATTCAAGGCTTTTGCCCAAGAGCATGGCGACAAAACAGCAGCTCAAATGGCTGAACTTTGGGATGACGACATCTCTCCTCGCACCATATCCAGAGCCTTGAAGAAAATTGGCTTCACCAGAAAAAAAACTTACGGCTACCAAGAACGTTGGAAGCAACAGCGAGAGGAGTTTATGGCTCAGATTGAACAGATGGAGCCGGAAGAAGTGGTCTACCTCGATGAAGCCGGCATGAATAGTCAGGACTCGGATTACCCTTATGGTTACTGCGAGGAAGGAAAACGCTTCCATGCACTCAAATCAGGGAAGAGGCAGGGCAGGGTAAGCTATATAGCCGCATGGTGTCATCAACAACTCTTAGCTCCCTTTAGCTTTGAGGGTTGTTGTAATCGGACAGTGTTTGAGTTGTGGTTGGAGTTCATCTTAATTCCAACATTGAAGCCAGGTCAGACTCTAGTATTGGACAATGCAACGTTTCATAAAGGGGGGCGGATTGCTGAACTGGTGGAGGCAGCTCAATGCCGTTTACTCTATCTACCACCTTATTCGCCAGACCTCAACAAGATAGAGAAATGTTGGTCGTGGCTGAAAGCCCGTATTCGCCACTGCATTGAGCAGTTTGATTCTCTCCATGATGCCATGGATTCCGTTCTCAAAGCTGCGTCCTAACCACCTTGACTAATGCTATATATCCTAATGCCCAAATCATAGCCCTTCGGGAGCCGGTTTGACTGATGGGGTTGTACTAATCTGCCCAGGCTGTGGCGATGGTCGCGTTTGTAACTGACTCGGGGAGTAGCGAGCGATCGCTATTAACGGAAAAATGAGGGTGAATAATGCAATAACAGCACCCACCAGATCCGAAAATCCGTAGGTAGGACTTCCTGATAAACTGGCAGGTTGACCGTCTGATTCCATATAAACTGATCACACTAAAAAAACAGGTCAGACTTGGTTTACTAAGATACGCAACCTACATTTTACCATAAAAACATCGAAAAATCAACCCTCTCCCGGAGAATTTATCCATCATCTCCAAGGGTCAGGGAGCTAGTTTTTTGGCAAATCATTATATTGAGTTTGAGCCACATCCAACAATGTTAAGATCTGCTGCCATAGAGGGTCATGGGGATTAACACTAGTACTGCACTCAGTTTTGAGCTGATTTCGCAATTGGTTAAACCGACCATTAACATCGATCTTGTCGGAACCTTCCCCAGTTTCATCTGTAGGAGAAGTGGCAATAGGTTCGCTATTTTCCAAGGCTTCCTGAATATCTTGGGATGTTTCCGCCAACATCAAAGCACGATGGGCAATATTTTCAGGAAGTGATGGGCGATCTGATAAAGCAATGCGAGACAATTCCAACAGAAACTCTCGCACCTGGCCCACCCACTCAAGATCTGCTTCTTGCCATTGCCAATTAGTAGACTGGTAGAGACCCGCTTGATTTTTGATAGCGATCGCCTGTTGCGCCAGAGGTAGTGCAGAAGTCGAAACAGTACCAGGTAATTTAGGGATATCAGCTAAAGCGGCGCGAGCAACTTCAATCAACAGGTCATTCACCTGTTCTATCCATTGTCGGTCAGAATACGGTCCGTTTAACTCAGTCATTATCTAATCTAAACTTGGTTCAGGCTGAAATCTAAGATCCGGGGTTGACGACCAATTTCCTCACTACCCATCAATAGCCAACCCGCCATCTCCGAGATGGGGAGGCGCAAACCTCTCCGTTGACACACCCCCAAGCCTTGATGAGGCTTAGGGATTTTCTGATTAGTTGTGAGACCCAAAGCCCCAACAGAGAAACGGTGAGGGAAAACAGCCCCCTGCACTATTTTTCTGTGAGCTTCCAAACACCATCCCAGGTTTCACTGGGGGGCTTGGTGGTCTCATATAGTATACACCGATCGACATGAAGTTTTGCTGCTTTATTTTGAGCATCGATCGCCAAAACCGCCAAAAATTCGTGTTTAGCATTTCTAAAGGATTCCTTAGCCTTCGATGCAAATTTTTTGCGACACAGATCGATCAGTTTACGCACAGCACTAACAGCCAGGTGCGCCCCTTCATCAGCTAACATCTGCTTAGTTTCATCATTAGCAGTAAACTGCTGAAGTTTAGCGACCAGCATTTTTTTAGTTTCGCGGGGAGTTAAACCACTAAGAATTTCCTCCATCCGGTCAGCCATTTCTTCCGGTGGCGTAGCTGGTAACTGGGCCAGAGATAATCGTCGGACAGTATTTGAGCCAAGAATCTCCTCCAACTGGAGAAGGGACATCTCTTCCAACATTTGTGTTATAAGTTCACGTTCATTGTAGGAGAGTTGTTTAAGTTGGGACTGAGAAAAATCTTCCAGTTGTGCCAAAAGTGGAACGATATCGGTATCAGTGAGTTTTTCCATGGCGGGTTTCAGGTAAAATTCCCGACCCCGATGGTAGTGGTCGATAATTTGTTGTTGTTCATCAGGAATGGGCCTAGCCTGTTTTCCTTCCCGAATACCAACCAACTCATAAATCCTAACGGGCTGACTTTTACCCTTAACCGTAATCAAATCAAGTTCGCGAACAATCAGGCGATCGGCATTAGGGAGATAAGTATTTTCACTAATTACAATATCAGTTCCATATTGCTTGGTGGTACCCTCCAAGCGAGAAGCCAAGTTAACGCCATCTCCAATAGATGTCAACTCCATCCGCTTGCTAGAGCCAATATTACCACTGATTACCTCATCAGAATGCAAACCCATACCAATTTTAATAGGCATCAGTCCTTTAGACACACGCAGATCATTAAACTCTATCAAACGGTAACGCATTTCCACCGCCGCCTGCACTGCCATCCACTGATGATTTGGTAGAGGCGCAGGAGAACCAAATACAGCCATCAAAGCATCCCCAATATACTTATCTAGGGTTCCCTGATGATTCAAGACTGTATCGACCATCTCCTCAAAATATTCGTTAAGCATACTAACTACTTCCTCAGCCTGCAACTTTTCGGTGAGGGTGGTGTAGTCACGGATATCACTAAATAAAACCGTAACATCCTTACGGGTTCCCCCTAGTTTAATCTCACCACTAGCTAACAGAGATTCCGCCACAGCAGGGGTCATGT includes:
- a CDS encoding IS630-like element ISAtsp1 family transposase (programmed frameshift), with amino-acid sequence MPAPYSYDLRQKVIDAIELDGMPKTEASQVFHVSRNTINLWLQRKAQTGDFLPKPHHRPGNNHKITDWQKFKAFAQEHGDKTAAQMAELWDDDISPRTISRALKKIGFTRKKTYGYQERDEQQQEEFMAQIEHMEPEEVVYLDEAGMNSQDSDYPYGYCEEGKRFHALKSGKRQGRVSMIAAWCHQQLLAPFSFEGCCNRTVFELWLEFILIPTLKPGQTLVLDNATFHKGGRIAELVEAAQCRLLYLPPYSPDLNKIEKCWSWLKARIRHAREQFDSLHDAMDSVLKAAS
- a CDS encoding IS630-like element ISAtsp1 family transposase, whose amino-acid sequence is MPAPYSYDLRQKVIDAIELDGMPKTEASQVFHVSRNTINLWLQRKAQTGDFLPKPHHRPGNNHKITDWQKFKAFAQEHGDKTAAQMAELWDDDISPRTISRALKKIGFTRKKTYGYQERWKQQREEFMAQIEQMEPEEVVYLDEAGMNSQDSDYPYGYCEEGKRFHALKSGKRQGRVSYIAAWCHQQLLAPFSFEGCCNRTVFELWLEFILIPTLKPGQTLVLDNATFHKGGRIAELVEAAQCRLLYLPPYSPDLNKIEKCWSWLKARIRHCIEQFDSLHDAMDSVLKAAS